CATCCAAACGGCAAGGCCTTTGCGGCCGGTCCGCAGATGGTCGAGATCAGCCGCGACGGCCGGCGCGTTTACTGGACCAATTCGCTCTATTCCACCTGGGATGACCAGTTCTATCCCGACGGGGTTCCGGGCGTTGAGGTCATGGCCAATGCGGGTCGCGACGGCGGTCTCGAACTCGCCAAGGATTATTTCGTAAGTTTCCCCGACGGATATCGTGCGCACCAGATCAGGCTCGAGGGCGGCGATTGTTCGACGGACTCTTTTTGCTACCCGTCGGTCTAGATTGGGGGCAGGCGAGCCCGGCGATTGGCTGGCTCTGGCTGGCGCTTGTTGCGAGCGGTCTCTACCACGGGATCAATCCGGGGATGGGATGGCCGCTCGCCGTTTCGGCCGGGCTCATGGACAAGAGTCCACGCGCGCTCTTCCGCGCGTTGTGGGCCCTGTCGGCCGGCCATCTCCTGGCAACGCTTCTCGTGCTGCTGCCATTCGCGTTCCTGCTCGTGCTGGCCGAGTGGCAGCGTTCGCTCCAGATCAGTGCAAGCCTTCTCGTCATCGGCTTCGGCGTCTATCGGTTGGTCGCGCGGCGCCATCCGCGCGCGCTGGCACGAATTCCGCCGACGCAATTGGCGCTCTGGTCATTTGCCGTTGCCATTGCACATGGCGCCGCCTTGATGCTCGTGCCGATCTATCTCGGACTCTGCCAGGCCTTCGAGCTCGATGCCGGCCATCAGGCCGCGGGCGCGCTGATGAAGGCAAGCTTGGGGATGGTGGTGCTGGTGTCCCTGGTGCACGTGATCGCCATGGTCGGCGCCGGCGGATGTCTGGCGTGGCAGGTCTACCGACATCTGGGATTGAAGTTCGTCTCGCGAAGCTGGTTCAATCTGGATGCTGTCTGGGCGACCAGCCTCATTATGGTCGGCGCGGTCGCGCTCGCCTTCAATGCTGCGAGCTGACAGGGAAGCCTACCGCGTCAATGCCCACTCGCCGATGATGCGGAAGCGCGCCTTGGCATCGTCCTGCCTGAACAGCGCGATGCGGTCGATCGTCAGCGCATCAAGCTTCAGCGCCGCAAACCGCTTCCGCAGCATCTCCAGAACCGGCCCGCGTCGCTCGGCATCCAGCCGCCCCGTCAGCGTCATGTGGAAGCGGAATTCCTCCATCACGTAAGGGTAGCCCCAGCGGTCGAGATGGTCGTGTTGCCGCTCGCTCAGCTTCTCAGGTCTCCGCCGCGCGCGATCCTCTGCCGTGAGCGGGGCGCGGAAGGAATCGAAAGCGCGGACACAATCGGCGGCGAGCTGTTGCAGCGTATTGGTCGGCTCGGCCGGAATGACGGCAATGAAGCCGCTGATGGAATCGACGATCGGCCGGATCGTCGGGA
This genomic stretch from Bradyrhizobium daqingense harbors:
- a CDS encoding DUF1045 domain-containing protein — protein: MTGFPRYAIYFAAGSDSALSRYGAELLGYDAYAGDELPFPRQALDIAPDWRDITADPRKYGFHATLKAPMALAPGQTEAGLAVACAAFAGTPRPIPTIRPIVDSISGFIAVIPAEPTNTLQQLAADCVRAFDSFRAPLTAEDRARRRPEKLSERQHDHLDRWGYPYVMEEFRFHMTLTGRLDAERRGPVLEMLRKRFAALKLDALTIDRIALFRQDDAKARFRIIGEWALTR